The nucleotide window CAACTGTCCGTTATAAAACGCCTCGGCTGAATACCCCGCAACATCATCATACATAAGTTCCACTTCAATATTTTGTGGTTCTACGTTTTTAAATTTAGCGTGGAATAAGCAAACAGCGTTAATTAAATCTTGTTCAAGTAACGTTAGTTTTTCCAAGTTTGCGTAACCTCTTCTTTTTCTTTTTTGCGTTTAATTAATTGATAGATTTTCACTAAGAAGAATACGATTGCACCAATGGCAAGAACGTTTACTAATAAACCTAAAATTGAACCAAGCATACCCATGTTAGCAAATAAGCTTCCGAATAAAAGACCAGCTAAACCACCAAGCATAAGCCCTTTCATTAAGCCACCTTTATTTGAAGAAGCTTTAGTAGTATCTTGCTTCGTTGTAGTACCGTTGTTTTGCTTAGCTGTTGTTGGACTTGTTGCATCATCATTTTTTTGGATATTCGAGTTGTTATTGCTGTTTGAATTGTTAAATCCTTTTTTGCCAGATTTGTACGATTTTGC belongs to Solibacillus sp. FSL R7-0682 and includes:
- a CDS encoding YxcD family protein, with protein sequence MEKLTLLEQDLINAVCLFHAKFKNVEPQNIEVELMYDDVAGYSAEAFYNGQLEVYNSVNFIMAIRLYIDEQLGRDSMSARISLDIHDEEGMVAYIEF